A part of Prevotella melaninogenica genomic DNA contains:
- the buk gene encoding butyrate kinase, which yields MEYKILAINPGSTSTKISLANDDQPVFVADIAHTREELSKFKRISDQYHFRKQVVIEELKNRNIPLDFDAVIGRGGLAKPVSSGVFTITDHMIIDQQRAIHQHACDLGCMIADEIAREIPGCKSFIADPGVVDEMEPEARLSGSPLMPRMCIWHALNQKAIGRRFAKDMGTTYEKLNLIICHLGGGISIAAHSQGRAIDANNALDGEGPFSPERAGSLPAADLIRLCFSGKYTEDQLLKKVSGHAGLIAHLGTNDLREITNWIKAGDKHAELVVSAMIWHIAKNIAAEGAVLCGNIDAILLTGGMAKSDYIIEHLKKRLSYLAPIHVYPGQDEMQALTENALAVLRGERKAQEY from the coding sequence ATGGAATACAAAATTTTAGCTATCAACCCGGGATCGACATCAACCAAGATATCACTTGCGAATGATGATCAGCCCGTATTTGTTGCTGATATTGCACATACCAGAGAAGAACTGAGTAAATTTAAGCGTATCTCTGACCAATATCATTTTCGCAAACAGGTTGTTATTGAGGAGTTGAAGAATAGAAATATTCCTTTGGACTTTGATGCTGTTATCGGACGTGGTGGACTTGCCAAACCTGTTTCAAGTGGTGTTTTTACCATCACTGATCATATGATAATTGATCAGCAACGAGCTATTCACCAACATGCCTGTGATCTTGGCTGTATGATTGCTGATGAGATTGCACGAGAAATCCCGGGCTGTAAAAGTTTTATTGCTGACCCTGGTGTAGTAGACGAAATGGAACCAGAAGCACGTTTGTCGGGTTCTCCTCTCATGCCACGTATGTGTATCTGGCATGCTCTAAACCAAAAAGCAATTGGTAGACGATTTGCTAAAGATATGGGTACAACTTATGAAAAACTGAACCTCATTATATGTCATTTGGGAGGTGGAATATCTATTGCAGCACATTCTCAAGGGAGGGCTATTGATGCTAATAATGCATTAGATGGTGAAGGTCCTTTCTCTCCAGAACGAGCAGGTTCACTACCTGCTGCCGACCTGATTCGTCTTTGTTTTAGTGGGAAATATACAGAAGATCAGTTATTGAAGAAGGTGAGTGGTCATGCAGGTCTTATTGCTCACCTTGGAACAAACGACCTTAGGGAGATAACTAATTGGATTAAGGCTGGTGATAAGCATGCCGAACTTGTTGTATCTGCTATGATATGGCACATTGCTAAGAATATTGCAGCAGAAGGTGCTGTATTATGTGGAAATATTGATGCGATTCTGCTTACAGGTGGTATGGCAAAATCTGACTATATCATTGAGCATCTCAAAAAACGCCTTTCCTATCTCGCACCAATCCATGTTTATCCCGGTCAAGATGAAATGCAAGCATTGACTGAAAATGCCTTAGCAGTCCTTCGAGGTGAACGCAAAGCACAGGAGTATTAA
- the sucD gene encoding succinate--CoA ligase subunit alpha: MSILINKDTKLIVQGITGRDGSFHASKMKEYGTNVVGGTSPGKAGQEVCGIPVFNTVKDAVAATGANTSIIFVPAPFAKDAMLEAIDGGVKLVICITEGVPTLDAVAAQRYARIKGVKVIGPNCPGLISPEESMAGIMPTNIFKKGHTGVISRSGTLTYEVVYNLTQAGLGQSTAVGVGGDPVVGLYFEELLRMFQDDPETDSIALIGEIGGDAEERAATFIKENVTKPVAVFISGQQAPPGKQMGHAGAIISSGSGSASEKIAAFEAVGVPVARETSEIPELLKKQLNK; encoded by the coding sequence ATGAGTATTCTAATTAATAAAGATACAAAGTTAATCGTACAGGGTATTACAGGTCGTGATGGTAGTTTCCACGCTTCAAAGATGAAGGAGTATGGCACTAATGTTGTTGGTGGTACTTCACCTGGTAAAGCTGGGCAGGAAGTATGTGGTATCCCTGTATTCAACACAGTTAAGGATGCTGTTGCAGCAACAGGTGCCAACACATCTATCATTTTCGTACCAGCACCTTTTGCTAAAGACGCAATGCTTGAGGCTATTGACGGTGGTGTGAAACTCGTCATCTGTATTACAGAAGGTGTGCCTACGCTTGATGCTGTCGCAGCACAACGTTATGCAAGGATTAAAGGTGTAAAGGTAATTGGTCCAAACTGTCCAGGACTTATTTCTCCAGAGGAGAGTATGGCTGGTATTATGCCTACTAATATCTTCAAGAAAGGACATACTGGTGTTATCAGCCGCAGTGGTACGCTTACTTATGAAGTAGTTTATAATCTTACACAAGCTGGTTTGGGGCAATCTACAGCAGTTGGTGTAGGTGGTGACCCTGTCGTAGGACTTTATTTCGAGGAGCTTCTTCGCATGTTCCAAGATGATCCAGAGACAGATAGTATTGCACTCATTGGAGAGATTGGTGGTGATGCCGAGGAACGTGCAGCTACGTTTATCAAAGAGAATGTAACAAAGCCTGTGGCTGTATTTATCTCAGGTCAGCAAGCTCCTCCGGGCAAGCAGATGGGACATGCGGGTGCCATCATTTCAAGTGGTTCTGGCTCTGCAAGCGAAAAGATTGCTGCTTTTGAAGCTGTTGGCGTACCTGTTGCACGTGAGACCAGCGAAATTCCTGAGCTCCTTAAGAAGCAATTAAATAAATAG
- the sucC gene encoding ADP-forming succinate--CoA ligase subunit beta — MKVHEYQAKKFFASYGLPVDRNIICRTPDEAVEAYKQLGVEKAVVKAQVHTGGRGKAGGVKLGSNEAEIRQHAEAILGMDIKGFIVDRVLVSEAVDIASEYYMSILVDRKSKCPMLMLSRAGGMDIEQVAKETPERIEKIVIDPVIGMSDFLAREAAFKLFDDMAQVKQAVPIFKNIYKLFTEKDASLAEINPLVMLKDGTLKAIDAKMTFDDNALFRHPDVAELFEPTEEERKERDAKDKGFSYVNLGGSIGCMVNGAGLAMATMDMIKLYGGEPANFLDIGGSSNPEKIVEAMKLLLSDKHVKVVLINIFGGITRCDDVANGLLEAFKVIETDIPIVIRLTGTNEAEGRAILEGTHFTVGTSMADAGHKAVELSKKL; from the coding sequence ATGAAGGTACATGAATACCAAGCAAAGAAATTCTTTGCAAGTTATGGGCTTCCAGTAGACCGCAACATTATTTGCCGTACTCCTGACGAAGCTGTTGAAGCCTACAAGCAATTAGGTGTTGAGAAAGCCGTAGTAAAGGCTCAGGTTCACACAGGCGGCCGTGGTAAGGCTGGTGGTGTAAAACTTGGTAGTAATGAGGCTGAGATTCGTCAGCATGCTGAAGCTATCTTGGGTATGGATATCAAGGGTTTCATCGTTGACAGAGTACTTGTCAGCGAAGCCGTTGATATTGCTTCTGAATACTATATGAGTATTCTTGTTGATCGAAAGTCAAAATGTCCTATGTTGATGCTAAGCCGTGCTGGAGGTATGGATATTGAGCAGGTGGCAAAGGAAACACCTGAGAGAATTGAGAAAATTGTCATTGACCCTGTTATTGGCATGAGCGACTTTCTCGCACGTGAGGCAGCCTTTAAGCTCTTTGATGACATGGCACAGGTTAAACAGGCTGTACCAATCTTCAAGAATATCTATAAACTTTTTACAGAAAAGGATGCTTCCTTGGCTGAAATCAATCCTTTGGTGATGTTGAAAGATGGGACACTAAAGGCTATTGATGCTAAGATGACCTTTGACGACAATGCCCTTTTCCGTCATCCAGATGTCGCTGAACTCTTCGAGCCAACCGAGGAAGAGCGTAAAGAACGCGATGCTAAAGACAAGGGATTTAGCTATGTGAATCTTGGTGGAAGCATTGGCTGTATGGTAAATGGTGCTGGTCTTGCCATGGCTACCATGGATATGATTAAGCTCTATGGCGGTGAACCTGCTAACTTCCTTGATATTGGTGGTAGTTCCAACCCAGAGAAGATTGTTGAGGCTATGAAGCTTCTTCTGAGTGACAAGCATGTAAAAGTAGTGTTAATCAACATCTTTGGCGGTATTACACGTTGTGATGATGTTGCAAACGGACTCTTAGAAGCATTCAAGGTTATCGAAACAGATATCCCTATTGTCATCCGTCTGACAGGAACTAATGAAGCTGAAGGAAGAGCTATCCTCGAAGGCACTCACTTCACTGTCGGCACAAGTATGGCAGATGCTGGACATAAAGCTGTAGAACTGAGCAAAAAACTTTAA